One stretch of Centroberyx gerrardi isolate f3 chromosome 13, fCenGer3.hap1.cur.20231027, whole genome shotgun sequence DNA includes these proteins:
- the cryz gene encoding quinone oxidoreductase isoform X1, with product MTSPGLMRAIRVSKFGAPSVLRLCSYVHVPEPEDRQVLICVYACGVNPVETYIRAGTYGRKPALPYTPGSDVAGVVEAVGEEVTAFKVGDRVFTTATESGGYAEFAVAADDSVHRLPDALHFTQGAAIGTPYFTAYRALLHKAHAKAGETVLIHGASGGVGIAACQLSRALGLRVLGTAGTPEGMELVVSNGAHLAFNHREEGYTDKIMKTTEGRGVDVIVEMLSNVNLSKDLQMLAYGGRVSVVGSRGSIEINPRDTMAKESSIMGVALFFATPEEKKECGAALYAGMEAGWLRPVVGRQYSLEMAAQAHHDIIECPGAAGKMVLTV from the exons ATGACAAGCCCCGGGCTGATGAGAGCCATCCGAGTCAGTAAGTTTGGAGCTCCGTCCGTCCTCAGACTGTGCTCGTATGTTCATGTGCCAGAGCCcgaagacagacag GTGTTGATCTGTGTCTATGCGTGTGGAGTGAACCCTGTGGAAACTTACATCCGTGCTGGGACCTACGGCCGTAAGCCTGCCCTGCCATACACACCCGGGAGTGACGTGGCCGGGGTGGTGGAAGCTGTTGGGGAGGAAGTAACCGCATTTAAG gtgGGGGATCGTGTCTTCACCACAGCCACAGAGTCAGGAGGTTATGCAGAGTTCGCCGTCGCGGCAGATGACTCTGTCCACAGACTGCCCGATGCTCTCCACTTCACCCAGGGAGCCGCCATAGGAACCCCCTACTTCACCGCCTACAGAGCGCTGCTTCACAA agCCCACGCCAAAGCTGGAGAGACTGTCCTCATCCATGGAGCCAGTGGAGGG gtgggtatAGCGGCGTGCCAGTTGTCCCGCGCTCTAGGTCTGAGGGTGTTAGGAACAGCAGGGACACCAGAGGGGATGGAGTTGGTCGTCAGCAACGGAGCTCACCTGGCCTTCAACCACAGAGAAGAGGGCTATACGGACAAAAtcatg aaaACTACAGAGGGCCGTGGCGTAGATGTGATTGTAGAGATGCTGTCCAATGTCAACCTCAGTAAAGACCTGCAGATGTTGGCCTATGGAGGACGAGTCTCG gtagTGGGCAGCAGAGGCTCTATAGAGATCAACCCCAGAGACACCATGGCTAAAGAGAGCAGCATCATGGGAGTGGCCCTTTTCTTCGCTACACCG gaggagaagaaggagtgCGGGGCGGCGCTCTACGCGGGGATGGAAGCCGGTTGGCTGCGTCCGGTCGTGGGTCGGCAGTATTCGCTCGAGATGGCGGCCCAGGCCCACCACGACATCATCGAGTGTCCCGGGGCCGCCGGGAAGATGGTGCTGACCGTGTGA
- the cryz gene encoding quinone oxidoreductase isoform X2, translating into MHRCVKKVLICVYACGVNPVETYIRAGTYGRKPALPYTPGSDVAGVVEAVGEEVTAFKVGDRVFTTATESGGYAEFAVAADDSVHRLPDALHFTQGAAIGTPYFTAYRALLHKAHAKAGETVLIHGASGGVGIAACQLSRALGLRVLGTAGTPEGMELVVSNGAHLAFNHREEGYTDKIMKTTEGRGVDVIVEMLSNVNLSKDLQMLAYGGRVSVVGSRGSIEINPRDTMAKESSIMGVALFFATPEEKKECGAALYAGMEAGWLRPVVGRQYSLEMAAQAHHDIIECPGAAGKMVLTV; encoded by the exons ATGCACAGGTGTGTAAAAAAG GTGTTGATCTGTGTCTATGCGTGTGGAGTGAACCCTGTGGAAACTTACATCCGTGCTGGGACCTACGGCCGTAAGCCTGCCCTGCCATACACACCCGGGAGTGACGTGGCCGGGGTGGTGGAAGCTGTTGGGGAGGAAGTAACCGCATTTAAG gtgGGGGATCGTGTCTTCACCACAGCCACAGAGTCAGGAGGTTATGCAGAGTTCGCCGTCGCGGCAGATGACTCTGTCCACAGACTGCCCGATGCTCTCCACTTCACCCAGGGAGCCGCCATAGGAACCCCCTACTTCACCGCCTACAGAGCGCTGCTTCACAA agCCCACGCCAAAGCTGGAGAGACTGTCCTCATCCATGGAGCCAGTGGAGGG gtgggtatAGCGGCGTGCCAGTTGTCCCGCGCTCTAGGTCTGAGGGTGTTAGGAACAGCAGGGACACCAGAGGGGATGGAGTTGGTCGTCAGCAACGGAGCTCACCTGGCCTTCAACCACAGAGAAGAGGGCTATACGGACAAAAtcatg aaaACTACAGAGGGCCGTGGCGTAGATGTGATTGTAGAGATGCTGTCCAATGTCAACCTCAGTAAAGACCTGCAGATGTTGGCCTATGGAGGACGAGTCTCG gtagTGGGCAGCAGAGGCTCTATAGAGATCAACCCCAGAGACACCATGGCTAAAGAGAGCAGCATCATGGGAGTGGCCCTTTTCTTCGCTACACCG gaggagaagaaggagtgCGGGGCGGCGCTCTACGCGGGGATGGAAGCCGGTTGGCTGCGTCCGGTCGTGGGTCGGCAGTATTCGCTCGAGATGGCGGCCCAGGCCCACCACGACATCATCGAGTGTCCCGGGGCCGCCGGGAAGATGGTGCTGACCGTGTGA